The sequence below is a genomic window from Candidatus Stygibacter australis.
TGCTATAACTGGAGATGAATCTTATATTAGTAATACCATACTTGATGGAAATGACGAGAATTGCGTAGTTTTTACTGAAAAGTACAATAATGAAAATTTTGAAGTCTTTTTTGCCGGATTTACGATCCAGAATGGATTTGCAAGGACCTTTCTGGGAGATGAATATCCTTCAGGTGCTGGGATATATGCGTGTGGAATTAATATTACAATTGATGGCTGCTTTATTACTGATAACTGTGCAGCCTGGGGAGGAGGAGTTTATATTGGTGTGGGTACTATGAACATGTCCAATACAATAATAACGGGAAATACTGGTTATTTTGAAATCGGTGGATTATTAATTGAAAACAGCGAATGTTATTTCAGTGAAGTAAATTTAAATGATATTTACTTGAATTATGGAGGAAAGATCAATGATATTTTTTATCTTTGTGAAGAAGGTGATACTTTAAATATACATCTTGATACTTTTACAGTTAATGAGTATGATAGTTATTTTGTGAAAAGTTTTTATGACCCTTATGTAGAAGATCCACAATATATCAATTTAATATGTGACAATTATGTAATAGAACATGAATCTGAGGATATTTTTGTTTCACCTATAGGAAGTAATAATAACAGTGGTTTATCAGTAGATGATCCATTAAGATCAGTCTGCTATGCCTTGGCATTATATAAGAGTGAAAACTCAGAAACTCATACAATTCATTTATCAGATGGTTATTATGGTAAATCAGCAAATGGTGAATATCTGCCATGGCAATTAAAAAGTAATTTAATCATAGAAGGTGAATCAGAAGAAAATACTATTATATCCACTGAAGGGAAAACGGGACATTTGAGAAGTAATGAAGGAATTGAAAATGCTACTGTTAGAAACATGACTCTCCAGGAAGGTAATATGTACAGTAATATTAAATTCCTTGATGTAGATGGAATTACTTTAGATCATATAACAGTAAGTAATATCAACTGGGTTGATACAATTGCCGACATACGGGGATGTCAGGCAGAATTAAAGAACCTAACCTTCAGGGATAATGTAACGGGTATGATATTGACATTATCACATTATTCCGATCAATATATGTTGTTAGAAAACATCTTGATCAGTGGAGTTTACCAGTGGTATGATCTTGCCTATCCCTGTGATGGAGTAAAAGCAATATCGACCATGTCTGATTCACCGTTGGAATATGCTCGTTTTGACTTAATTAACTGCAAATTCGTAGATATTTATACTGATAATTGTACTTATCCTATGACAGTAGGTCATGGTTGTTGTTTTTCCTTATTTTCAGATGTTAATATGGTAAACTGCTTAGTATCAAATTCCAGAGTTGATAATGATAGAGATCCTTGCCTTGAAGTATTGGATTCCAGGCTTAATATGGTCAACAGTATCATTTATAATGTGGATAATGAAGCTATTCTTTTAAATTATTATAGTATGATGATTCCCGAAGTAACGGTAAGTCATTCCCTGATACAGGATGGTGAAAATGGAGTTATCTATGGTTTGGGAATCCTTAACTGGCTGGACGGTAATCTGGATTGTGATCCCATGTTTGACATGAGTGAACCAAATCGGTATTCACTTCTGGAGGGCTCTCCCTGCATAGATGCAGGAACATTGAATCTGCCCGAAGGATTAGAGATGCCGGAATATGATCTGGCAGGCAATCCTAGAATTTCGGGAAACATGATAGATATGGGACCCTATGAATGGCAATATCCAGATTCCAATGATGAAAATGAGATAGCAGAGCTTGAAGAGAATATTATTATATATCCTAATCCGATTTCATTTAATATGCGAGATAGTAAAGTTAAGATATTGTGGATGGGAGAAAGTTCAGATGGTTTGAATATAGAAATATTTAATATTAAAGGGCAGCGCATTCGCACATTGAAAATTCAAAATTCACAATTAAAAATTGCCCAGGCTGCCTGGGATTT
It includes:
- a CDS encoding DUF1565 domain-containing protein, with the translated sequence MRIILVILLLPVFLSGVLIEVAQDGSGDYASVNEAMEVSEPGDSILVNPGIYYENIYLDHDINLFSMYAITGDESYISNTILDGNDENCVVFTEKYNNENFEVFFAGFTIQNGFARTFLGDEYPSGAGIYACGINITIDGCFITDNCAAWGGGVYIGVGTMNMSNTIITGNTGYFEIGGLLIENSECYFSEVNLNDIYLNYGGKINDIFYLCEEGDTLNIHLDTFTVNEYDSYFVKSFYDPYVEDPQYINLICDNYVIEHESEDIFVSPIGSNNNSGLSVDDPLRSVCYALALYKSENSETHTIHLSDGYYGKSANGEYLPWQLKSNLIIEGESEENTIISTEGKTGHLRSNEGIENATVRNMTLQEGNMYSNIKFLDVDGITLDHITVSNINWVDTIADIRGCQAELKNLTFRDNVTGMILTLSHYSDQYMLLENILISGVYQWYDLAYPCDGVKAISTMSDSPLEYARFDLINCKFVDIYTDNCTYPMTVGHGCCFSLFSDVNMVNCLVSNSRVDNDRDPCLEVLDSRLNMVNSIIYNVDNEAILLNYYSMMIPEVTVSHSLIQDGENGVIYGLGILNWLDGNLDCDPMFDMSEPNRYSLLEGSPCIDAGTLNLPEGLEMPEYDLAGNPRISGNMIDMGPYEWQYPDSNDENEIAELEENIIIYPNPISFNMRDSKVKILWMGESSDGLNIEIFNIKGQRIRTLKIQNSQLKIAQAAWDLCDDAGEIVSSGVYFVRVKAGDNYIAQSKVTVVK